Proteins from a single region of Phaeacidiphilus oryzae TH49:
- a CDS encoding Pr6Pr family membrane protein, whose translation MAATSSASTTGPDPEVRRRRRVTAYRAVLFLVGAVGLVQAVYSGIADPGPADFWIYFTFQSNLILAVCFGILTVQGLRGGAGPGVPPAVKGAATLYILITGLVFNLLLANPASPFYTVQQESHYVWHSVLLHVLCPLMALGDWVFIGPRARLRLRDALHWLGYPLAYLAFALVRGAVVGGGTRYPYPFLDLTEHSGVAVTINCVCLAVFFWLLGTALVGIEAGLTRRWTRLAAQSVNP comes from the coding sequence ATGGCAGCAACGTCATCCGCGTCCACAACGGGGCCCGACCCGGAGGTCCGGCGGCGGCGCCGGGTGACGGCGTACCGCGCGGTGCTCTTCCTGGTCGGGGCGGTCGGGCTCGTCCAGGCCGTCTACTCGGGCATCGCCGATCCGGGGCCGGCGGACTTCTGGATCTACTTCACCTTCCAGTCGAACCTGATCCTGGCGGTCTGCTTCGGCATCCTCACCGTGCAGGGCCTGCGCGGCGGGGCGGGGCCCGGCGTCCCGCCCGCGGTGAAGGGCGCCGCGACGCTGTACATCCTGATCACCGGGCTGGTCTTCAACCTGCTGCTGGCCAACCCGGCCAGCCCCTTCTACACCGTCCAGCAGGAGTCGCACTACGTCTGGCACAGCGTGCTGCTCCACGTCCTGTGCCCGCTGATGGCGCTGGGCGACTGGGTGTTCATCGGCCCGCGCGCCCGGCTGCGGCTGCGGGACGCCCTCCACTGGCTCGGCTATCCGCTGGCCTACCTGGCGTTCGCGCTGGTCCGGGGCGCGGTGGTGGGCGGCGGCACCCGCTACCCGTACCCCTTCCTGGATCTCACCGAGCACAGCGGGGTGGCGGTCACGATCAACTGCGTCTGCCTGGCGGTCTTCTTCTGGCTGCTGGGGACGGCGCTGGTGGGGATCGAGGCCGGGCTGACCCGGAGGTGGACGCGGCTCGCCGCGCAGAGCGTGAACCCTTGA
- a CDS encoding sigma factor-like helix-turn-helix DNA-binding protein — MSTVVLPSPAADDCGDPRFEHETLPYLDRLYAAAHRMTGAAARAEELVERAFTRAYRTYRKSAPPAGDARTWLFRNLYSAWLDAAEEEVPAQGGGPGSPTTDAADAVRNAMDSLTPKVRFTVYLADVEGFSEAEIAEITGVPKGIAATRLHRAHGQLEARLEDWARHSAP; from the coding sequence ATGAGCACCGTGGTCCTGCCCTCCCCAGCCGCCGACGACTGCGGAGACCCGCGTTTCGAGCACGAGACCCTCCCCTACCTCGACCGCCTCTACGCGGCCGCGCACCGGATGACCGGCGCGGCGGCCCGCGCCGAGGAGCTGGTGGAGCGCGCCTTCACCCGCGCCTACCGCACCTACCGCAAGTCCGCGCCGCCCGCCGGCGACGCCCGCACCTGGCTCTTCCGCAACCTCTACAGCGCCTGGCTGGACGCGGCCGAGGAGGAGGTCCCGGCGCAGGGCGGTGGCCCCGGCTCGCCGACCACGGACGCGGCCGACGCCGTCCGCAACGCGATGGACTCGCTCACCCCCAAGGTCAGGTTCACCGTCTACCTCGCCGACGTCGAGGGCTTCTCCGAGGCGGAGATCGCCGAGATCACCGGGGTCCCCAAGGGGATAGCGGCGACCCGGCTGCACCGCGCCCACGGGCAGCTGGAGGCACGGCTGGAGGACTGGGCCCGGCACAGCGCGCCGTGA
- a CDS encoding TIM-barrel domain-containing protein, with translation MSSPRAKAVVSGDARFEVLSPTLIRTEYAGDTQFLDAPTYNAIGRDGFSGAPFTTSTSNGWLSIDTGTVVLRYKTGSGPFGPDNLQLRLKAGRQQVTAAPWGAHSCDFGKLCEAESLQLNGVGVATDHTGYTGTGFAAGFQSSGSSISFQVTAPTAGTYELDARYANAVGGDGQDVTRTLTVSANGTDHGLTLPTTADWNTWGLAKTQVTLAAGTNTVTVHRSASDSGNVNIDSLAVLTPGAAYPPAPSNVRPCPFGTVCEAEAGTLNGSAVLAGDHSDYSGGGFVAGLESAGASDVLHVTGVPKAGHYALQLRYSNAQSAARKITVQVGSEAATTASLDTTSSWDSWRTVAVPVDLAAGDQDVTLGCTADADSCHLNLDTAALTAANAPLLAPHAPLGGYRRGLDGVNGSAPTTPGLLYQDGWSLLDDSGSAVFDDATKQVTQRGDHHGKPYQDGYLFAYGHDYQRALSELATLTGPSELLPRWAYGVWYSEYYDRSAADYENTILPKFRADGVPLDVLVTDTDFKSPSTWDGWEMDPAKYPDPKAFFDWAASMGLHNTLNIHPSIVPNDSQYAQAQATAGNTLTKDGSQYVFDWGQPAQLKAYMDLHQSMEQAGADFWWLDWCCDNSYSSLGGVTPDAWINQQYASDANKTVGRGFVLSRAFGSLQAGGYSGPQPVAGGPWADKRTTVHFTGDTTSTWATLKFEVGYTPGESASTGLSAVSHDIGGFNNDGTQAKGAEPGSTKDADDLYARWVQLGTFQPIDRLHGNHSDRLPWQYGTAAKDSAEKFLNLRENLVPYTYTLAQQASRTGVPVTRPLYLQYPDSQEAYAQDGAEYLYGPDMLVAPVTTPGESATTSVWFPPGSSWTDYFTGKTYAGGTTAQITTDLSTMPVFVKSGGIVTTRTHDVANDVQSKLTAVTATVAEGASGSSSLYEDDGVSKSPAQVRQTRLDYSRTGAVHTLRIAAATGPVTQRQWTVAFTDATAPSVVSLNGRPLPSSAWSWDAAGHTLTVTTPTRPTDQSQTVSYR, from the coding sequence ATGTCAAGTCCCCGGGCCAAAGCGGTGGTCTCCGGCGACGCCCGTTTCGAGGTGCTGTCGCCCACCCTGATCCGCACCGAGTACGCCGGCGACACGCAGTTCCTGGACGCGCCGACCTACAACGCCATCGGCCGGGACGGCTTCTCCGGGGCGCCCTTCACCACCAGCACCTCCAACGGCTGGCTGAGCATCGACACCGGCACGGTGGTCCTCCGGTACAAGACCGGCTCCGGCCCCTTCGGCCCGGACAACCTCCAACTCCGGCTGAAGGCCGGGCGCCAGCAGGTCACCGCCGCCCCCTGGGGCGCGCACTCCTGCGACTTCGGCAAGCTCTGCGAGGCCGAGAGCCTCCAGTTGAACGGCGTGGGGGTGGCCACCGACCACACCGGGTACACCGGCACCGGCTTCGCCGCCGGCTTCCAGAGCAGCGGTTCCTCGATCTCCTTCCAGGTGACCGCGCCCACCGCCGGCACCTACGAGCTCGACGCCCGGTACGCCAACGCGGTCGGCGGCGACGGCCAGGACGTCACCCGCACCCTCACCGTCTCCGCCAACGGCACCGACCACGGCCTCACCCTCCCGACCACGGCGGACTGGAACACCTGGGGGCTCGCCAAGACCCAGGTGACCCTCGCCGCGGGCACCAACACGGTGACCGTCCATCGGAGTGCGAGCGACTCGGGCAACGTCAACATCGACAGCCTGGCCGTGCTCACCCCGGGCGCCGCCTACCCGCCGGCGCCGTCCAACGTGCGGCCCTGCCCGTTCGGCACGGTCTGCGAGGCCGAGGCCGGCACCCTCAACGGCTCCGCCGTGCTGGCCGGCGACCACAGCGACTACTCCGGCGGCGGCTTCGTCGCCGGTCTGGAGTCGGCCGGCGCCTCGGACGTCCTCCACGTCACCGGGGTGCCCAAGGCGGGCCACTACGCCCTCCAACTCCGTTACTCCAACGCCCAGTCGGCGGCTCGCAAGATCACCGTCCAGGTGGGCTCGGAGGCGGCCACCACCGCGTCCCTCGACACCACCAGCAGCTGGGACTCCTGGCGGACGGTCGCCGTCCCGGTCGACCTCGCGGCCGGCGACCAGGACGTGACCCTCGGCTGCACGGCCGACGCGGACAGCTGCCACCTCAACCTGGACACCGCGGCGCTCACCGCGGCCAACGCGCCGCTGCTCGCCCCGCACGCCCCGCTCGGCGGCTACCGCCGCGGTCTGGACGGCGTCAACGGCTCCGCCCCGACCACCCCCGGGCTCCTCTACCAGGACGGCTGGAGCCTGCTGGACGACAGCGGATCGGCGGTCTTCGACGACGCCACCAAGCAGGTCACCCAGCGCGGCGACCACCACGGCAAGCCGTACCAGGACGGCTACCTCTTCGCCTACGGCCACGACTACCAGCGGGCGCTCTCCGAACTGGCCACCCTCACCGGCCCCTCCGAGCTGCTGCCCCGCTGGGCCTACGGCGTCTGGTACTCCGAGTACTACGACCGGAGCGCCGCCGACTACGAGAACACCATCCTGCCCAAGTTCCGCGCCGACGGCGTCCCGCTGGACGTCCTGGTGACCGACACCGACTTCAAGTCGCCCAGCACCTGGGACGGCTGGGAGATGGACCCGGCCAAGTACCCCGACCCCAAGGCGTTCTTCGACTGGGCGGCCTCGATGGGTCTCCACAACACCCTCAACATCCACCCCAGCATCGTCCCGAACGACTCGCAGTACGCCCAGGCCCAGGCCACCGCGGGCAACACCCTGACCAAGGACGGCAGCCAGTACGTCTTCGACTGGGGCCAGCCGGCCCAGCTCAAGGCCTATATGGACCTCCACCAGAGCATGGAGCAGGCCGGCGCCGACTTCTGGTGGCTCGACTGGTGCTGCGACAACTCCTACTCCTCGCTGGGCGGGGTCACCCCTGACGCCTGGATCAACCAGCAGTACGCGAGCGACGCGAACAAGACCGTCGGCCGCGGCTTCGTCCTCTCCCGCGCCTTCGGCTCGCTGCAGGCCGGCGGGTACAGCGGCCCGCAGCCGGTGGCCGGCGGCCCCTGGGCGGACAAGCGCACCACCGTCCACTTCACCGGGGACACCACCTCCACCTGGGCGACGCTGAAGTTCGAGGTCGGCTACACGCCCGGGGAGTCCGCCTCCACCGGCCTCTCCGCGGTCAGCCACGACATCGGCGGCTTCAACAACGACGGCACCCAGGCCAAGGGCGCCGAGCCGGGCAGCACCAAGGACGCCGACGACCTCTACGCCCGCTGGGTGCAGCTCGGCACCTTCCAGCCGATCGACCGCCTCCACGGCAACCACAGCGACCGGCTGCCCTGGCAGTACGGCACGGCGGCCAAGGACTCCGCGGAGAAGTTCCTCAACCTCCGCGAGAACCTGGTGCCCTACACCTACACCCTGGCCCAGCAGGCCTCCCGGACCGGTGTCCCGGTCACCCGGCCGCTCTACCTGCAGTACCCGGACTCGCAGGAGGCGTACGCCCAGGACGGTGCCGAGTACCTCTACGGTCCGGACATGCTGGTCGCTCCGGTGACCACGCCGGGCGAGTCGGCGACCACCTCGGTCTGGTTCCCGCCGGGGAGCAGCTGGACCGACTACTTCACGGGCAAGACCTACGCCGGCGGCACCACCGCGCAGATCACCACCGACCTGTCCACCATGCCGGTCTTCGTCAAGTCCGGCGGCATCGTCACCACCCGCACCCACGACGTCGCCAACGACGTGCAGAGCAAGCTGACCGCGGTCACGGCCACGGTCGCGGAGGGGGCGTCCGGCAGCAGCTCGCTCTACGAGGACGACGGCGTCTCCAAGAGCCCCGCGCAGGTCCGCCAGACCCGCCTGGACTACTCCCGCACCGGCGCGGTCCACACCCTCCGGATCGCGGCGGCCACCGGCCCGGTGACCCAGCGTCAGTGGACGGTCGCCTTCACCGACGCCACCGCGCCCAGCGTGGTCTCCCTGAACGGCCGCCCGCTGCCGTCCTCCGCCTGGAGCTGGGACGCGGCCGGTCACACCCTCACCGTCACCACCCCGACCCGCCCGACCGACCAGAGCCAGACGGTGTCCTACCGCTGA
- a CDS encoding PP2C family protein-serine/threonine phosphatase has product MPLGLQALSPEPRSAHSFALPAGSVLLLFTDGVTEARAPGGAFYPLEERLSAWSAERLRTDELLARMESDVEAYTHGRQRDDITVLAIERAPAQSPRPGSLRLPPGRPRRPPRRSSAASWRPASGELTRPSCPPCPSGPRAASCGRPGPVRT; this is encoded by the coding sequence GTGCCGCTCGGGCTGCAGGCGCTCTCCCCGGAGCCGCGCTCCGCGCACAGCTTCGCCCTGCCGGCCGGGTCGGTGCTGCTGCTCTTCACCGACGGGGTCACCGAGGCGCGCGCCCCCGGCGGCGCCTTCTACCCGCTGGAGGAGCGGCTCTCTGCCTGGTCCGCGGAGCGGCTGCGGACGGACGAACTGCTCGCCCGGATGGAGAGCGACGTGGAGGCGTACACCCACGGGCGGCAGCGCGACGACATAACCGTGCTGGCGATCGAACGCGCCCCCGCGCAGTCCCCGCGCCCGGGCTCGCTCCGGCTCCCGCCGGGCCGGCCGCGCCGTCCTCCGCGGCGCTCCAGCGCAGCATCATGGCGGCCGGCTTCCGGTGAGCTGACGCGCCCGTCGTGCCCGCCGTGCCCGAGCGGACCCCGGGCCGCGAGTTGCGGGCGTCCCGGCCCCGTTCGAACCTGA
- a CDS encoding non-oxidative hydroxyarylic acid decarboxylases subunit D, with product MTTTRTPATPPAECPRCAHRTLELLFVSPVAGAWEVYQCQQCLYCWRTTEPARRTQREAYPESFRMTVEDIRNAPEVPAIPPLRGI from the coding sequence ATGACCACGACCCGCACCCCCGCCACGCCGCCTGCCGAGTGCCCCCGCTGCGCCCACCGCACCCTGGAACTCCTCTTCGTCTCCCCGGTCGCCGGCGCCTGGGAGGTCTACCAGTGCCAGCAGTGCCTGTACTGCTGGCGCACCACGGAACCGGCCCGCCGCACCCAGCGCGAGGCCTACCCGGAGAGCTTCCGGATGACCGTCGAGGACATCCGCAACGCCCCGGAGGTCCCGGCGATCCCGCCGCTGCGCGGCATCTGA
- a CDS encoding flavin reductase family protein, with amino-acid sequence MRIDFDPETTSSPDFYRLLTATVVPRPIAWVSTLSADGVANVAPHSFYTVSSAAPPIVQFTSVGTKDSLRNAVETGEFVVNFASESQFAEINDSATDFPPEEGEFAAVGIAQEPSALVKPPRVAGSPVAIECRLHSTVGFGVSTVVFGRVLRIAIDEAVLVDGHPEITRLRPLARLGRNEWGTVGDLLDQGRIRHAEWREGVRTPKGDRS; translated from the coding sequence ATGCGCATCGACTTCGATCCCGAGACCACGAGTTCCCCCGACTTCTACCGGCTGCTCACCGCGACGGTCGTGCCGCGGCCGATCGCGTGGGTGTCCACCCTCTCCGCGGACGGCGTCGCCAACGTCGCACCGCACTCCTTCTACACGGTGTCCAGTGCCGCCCCGCCGATCGTGCAGTTCACCTCGGTGGGCACCAAGGACAGCCTGCGGAACGCGGTGGAGACCGGGGAGTTCGTGGTGAACTTCGCCTCGGAGTCGCAGTTCGCGGAGATCAACGACTCGGCGACCGACTTCCCGCCGGAGGAGGGCGAGTTCGCGGCGGTCGGGATCGCTCAGGAGCCCTCGGCGCTGGTGAAGCCGCCGCGGGTGGCGGGCTCGCCCGTGGCGATCGAGTGCCGGCTGCACAGCACCGTCGGCTTCGGCGTCTCGACGGTGGTCTTCGGCAGGGTGCTGCGGATCGCGATCGACGAGGCGGTGCTGGTGGACGGGCACCCGGAGATCACCCGGCTGCGACCGCTGGCCCGGCTCGGCCGCAATGAGTGGGGGACTGTGGGGGACCTCCTCGACCAGGGCCGGATCCGGCACGCCGAGTGGCGAGAGGGCGTCAGGACCCCGAAGGGCGACCGGAGTTGA
- a CDS encoding oxygenase MpaB family protein: MPVAGKPVPRTFQEFVLGPLVFTAGPANVLMQLSRLPVAYGVMKSRVHSGRLDRHPVKRTRTTLTYLVVADLGTEEERAWLREEINRQHRGVRSAPGDSVAYNAFDRGLQLWVAACIYLGYEELYRARFGEPEGEALEALYRHGARLADTLQVPTEMWPADRRAFEEYWQEGLRRIGSDEASRAFLHQLIDLRYLPRPLSLLLGPGMRFMSIGWLPQEFREELRLDWGPRRERLFRGVVRGLAGALGALPRPLREFPFNVYYRDFQRRMRAGRAFT; encoded by the coding sequence ATGCCTGTCGCCGGCAAGCCCGTCCCCCGGACCTTCCAGGAGTTCGTCCTCGGCCCGCTGGTCTTCACCGCGGGACCGGCCAACGTCCTGATGCAGCTGAGCAGGCTGCCCGTCGCCTACGGGGTGATGAAGAGCAGGGTCCACAGCGGCCGCCTGGACCGGCACCCGGTCAAGCGCACCCGGACCACCCTCACCTACCTCGTCGTCGCCGACCTCGGCACCGAGGAGGAACGCGCCTGGCTGCGCGAGGAGATCAACCGCCAGCACCGGGGTGTCCGCTCGGCCCCCGGCGACTCCGTCGCCTACAACGCCTTCGACCGAGGGCTCCAGCTGTGGGTGGCCGCCTGTATCTACCTCGGCTATGAGGAGCTCTACCGGGCGCGGTTCGGCGAGCCCGAGGGCGAGGCGCTGGAGGCGCTGTACCGGCACGGCGCGCGGCTGGCCGACACCCTCCAGGTGCCGACGGAGATGTGGCCGGCCGACCGGCGGGCCTTCGAGGAGTATTGGCAGGAGGGGCTGCGGCGGATCGGGTCCGACGAGGCCTCCCGCGCCTTCCTCCACCAGCTCATCGACCTGCGCTACCTGCCTCGCCCGCTCTCCCTGCTGCTGGGCCCGGGCATGCGGTTCATGTCGATCGGCTGGCTGCCCCAGGAGTTCCGGGAAGAGCTCCGCCTCGACTGGGGGCCGCGCCGCGAGCGGCTGTTCCGGGGAGTGGTGCGCGGTCTGGCCGGGGCCCTGGGCGCGCTCCCCCGCCCGCTGCGGGAGTTCCCCTTCAACGTCTACTACCGGGACTTCCAACGGCGGATGCGAGCCGGACGCGCCTTCACATGA
- a CDS encoding non-oxidative hydroxyarylic acid decarboxylases subunit C gives MAYDDLRSFLDALDKEGQLRRITEEVMPEPDIAAAANAAPRLGEAAPALYFDNVYGFQDARIAVNVHGSWANHALALGLPKETGTKEQVDEFIRRWAEFPVEPEWRENPLWAENSVEGDEVDIFEVLPLIRLNDGDGGFYLDKAAVVSKDPDDPENSGKQNVGVYRIEVKGKRKLALQPVPMHDIAQHLRKAEERGEDLPIAITLGNDPVISIVASTPMEYDQNEYELAGALRGAPAPIAAAPLTGLPVPWGSEVVIEGVIEGRKREIEGPFGEFTGHYSGGRNMTVIRIDRISYRSNPVFEHLYLGMPWTEIDYLMAANTCVPLYQQLKRDFPEVRAVNAMYTHGLVVIVSTGKRYGGFAKAVGMRVLTTPHGLGYAATVIVVDEDVDPFNLPQVMWALSTKMNPRGDLITVPNLPVLELAPQAETPGITDKLIIDATTPVEPDRRGNYGNQVRDLPEMGAWLTKLQQLGK, from the coding sequence ATGGCCTATGACGACCTGCGCAGTTTTCTGGACGCCCTCGACAAGGAGGGCCAGCTTCGGCGCATCACCGAGGAGGTGATGCCGGAGCCGGACATCGCGGCGGCCGCGAACGCGGCTCCCCGCCTCGGGGAGGCCGCCCCCGCACTGTATTTCGACAACGTCTACGGCTTCCAGGACGCGAGGATCGCCGTCAACGTCCACGGCTCATGGGCGAACCACGCGCTGGCCCTCGGCCTCCCCAAGGAGACCGGGACCAAGGAGCAGGTGGACGAGTTCATCCGGCGCTGGGCCGAGTTCCCCGTCGAGCCGGAGTGGCGGGAGAACCCGCTGTGGGCGGAGAACTCCGTGGAGGGCGACGAGGTCGACATCTTCGAGGTCCTCCCGCTGATCCGGCTCAACGACGGCGACGGCGGCTTCTACCTGGACAAGGCGGCGGTGGTCTCCAAGGACCCCGACGACCCGGAGAACAGCGGGAAGCAGAACGTCGGCGTCTACCGCATCGAGGTCAAGGGCAAGCGCAAGCTCGCCCTCCAGCCGGTGCCGATGCACGACATCGCCCAGCACCTGCGCAAGGCCGAGGAGAGGGGCGAGGACCTGCCGATCGCCATCACCCTCGGCAACGACCCGGTCATCTCCATCGTCGCGTCCACCCCCATGGAGTACGACCAGAACGAGTACGAGCTGGCCGGCGCGCTGCGCGGCGCTCCCGCCCCCATCGCCGCCGCCCCGCTCACCGGGCTGCCGGTGCCGTGGGGCTCCGAGGTGGTCATCGAGGGCGTGATCGAGGGCCGCAAGCGCGAGATCGAGGGCCCCTTCGGCGAGTTCACCGGCCACTACTCCGGCGGCCGGAACATGACGGTGATCCGGATCGACCGGATCTCCTACCGCAGCAACCCGGTCTTCGAGCACCTCTACCTCGGCATGCCGTGGACCGAGATCGACTACCTGATGGCCGCCAACACCTGCGTCCCCCTCTACCAGCAGCTCAAGCGGGACTTCCCCGAGGTGCGGGCGGTCAACGCGATGTACACCCACGGCCTGGTGGTGATCGTGTCGACCGGGAAGCGCTACGGCGGCTTCGCCAAGGCGGTCGGCATGCGGGTGCTGACCACCCCGCACGGACTCGGCTACGCGGCCACCGTGATCGTGGTCGACGAGGACGTGGACCCGTTCAACCTGCCGCAGGTGATGTGGGCTCTGTCGACCAAGATGAACCCGCGCGGCGACCTGATCACCGTCCCCAACCTGCCGGTACTCGAACTCGCCCCGCAGGCGGAGACCCCCGGCATCACCGACAAGCTCATCATCGACGCCACCACCCCGGTCGAACCGGACCGCCGGGGCAACTACGGCAACCAGGTCCGCGACCTGCCGGAAATGGGCGCCTGGCTGACGAAGCTTCAGCAGCTCGGCAAGTGA
- a CDS encoding DUF4232 domain-containing protein: MRLLRRERPADGAERLRDLRGGLGPLRSRHRRAGNGPFRDRDDGHRRRHGLPRPGRRLRGRHGRRHGRRRCPGLRRRGPAGGVATCAAGQLRLSLGPGDVGAGQLYTPLVFTNTGSAACALRGYPGVSVLDAQGRQIGAPATHESGQSVNTVVLRPGKSARAPLHTTNGPLGGSCRATGSSLRVYPPASRASLQVQARYQVCSGVFTVQPVQP, encoded by the coding sequence CTGCGGCTCCTCCGGCGGGAGCGCCCAGCAGACGGCGCCGAGCGGCTCCGCGACCTCCGCGGCGGCCTCGGCCCCCTCCGCTCCCGCCACCGGCGCGCAGGGAACGGCCCGTTCCGCGACCGTGACGACGGGCACCGGCGCCGGCACGGGCTCCCCCGGCCCGGCCGCCGGCTCCGCGGGCGGCACGGGCGGCGGCACGGCCGGCGCCGGTGCCCCGGCCTCCGCCGGCGCGGCCCCGCGGGCGGGGTCGCCACCTGCGCCGCCGGGCAGCTCCGGCTCTCCCTCGGCCCCGGAGACGTGGGCGCGGGCCAGCTCTACACCCCCCTCGTCTTCACCAACACCGGTTCGGCCGCCTGCGCGCTGCGCGGCTACCCGGGCGTGAGCGTGCTGGACGCGCAGGGGCGGCAGATCGGAGCGCCCGCGACCCACGAGTCGGGCCAATCGGTGAACACCGTCGTGCTGCGTCCCGGGAAGTCCGCCCGCGCCCCGCTGCACACCACCAACGGTCCGCTCGGCGGCTCCTGCCGGGCGACGGGTTCCTCGCTCCGGGTGTACCCGCCGGCCTCCCGCGCTTCGCTCCAGGTCCAGGCGCGGTACCAGGTCTGCTCGGGGGTCTTCACGGTCCAGCCGGTGCAGCCCTGA
- a CDS encoding TetR/AcrR family transcriptional regulator, with product MGTRTYGGQTAERRREQRRIELLDAALEIIGERGFPALTVAGLCARAGLNERYYYESFKDREAVLAAVAGRVTDEVVAAMGAAASAVAPPRTPRAIAGAALRAAVELVTDDPRKARVLFLEAPLSPELAGRRRETVRPFVRLMLEQTDAGRELGTERAEFLGTFLVGGVAETVTAWLRADRPTPRDALIEQLTDLFTLVADGARRDSAAAALPRRERAGA from the coding sequence ATGGGCACCAGGACCTACGGCGGCCAGACCGCCGAGCGGCGGCGCGAGCAGCGGCGCATCGAACTGCTCGACGCCGCGCTGGAGATCATCGGTGAGCGCGGCTTCCCGGCACTCACGGTGGCCGGGCTGTGCGCCCGGGCGGGGCTGAACGAGCGGTACTACTACGAGAGCTTCAAGGACCGGGAGGCCGTGCTGGCCGCGGTGGCCGGCCGGGTCACCGACGAGGTGGTGGCCGCGATGGGCGCGGCGGCGAGCGCGGTCGCTCCCCCGCGCACACCGCGGGCCATCGCGGGGGCGGCACTGCGGGCCGCCGTCGAGCTGGTCACGGACGATCCCCGGAAGGCCAGAGTGCTCTTCCTGGAGGCGCCGCTCAGCCCCGAGCTGGCCGGGCGGCGCCGGGAGACGGTCCGGCCGTTCGTCCGGCTGATGCTCGAACAGACCGATGCCGGAAGGGAGTTGGGCACCGAGCGGGCGGAGTTCCTGGGCACCTTCCTGGTCGGCGGGGTCGCCGAGACCGTCACCGCCTGGCTGCGGGCCGACCGCCCGACCCCCAGGGACGCCTTGATAGAGCAGCTCACCGATCTGTTCACGCTGGTCGCCGATGGCGCCCGGCGGGACTCGGCCGCCGCGGCCCTCCCCCGGAGGGAGCGGGCCGGCGCCTGA